A genomic region of Methanocorpusculum vombati contains the following coding sequences:
- a CDS encoding CBS domain-containing protein translates to MTTIPKQQKGNPRIPNAEGKTKSAGRKSSLLGIATTSVISVPPTMSIIEGVQMMSRHSFRRLPITDPGNKKLIGIVTITDVINMMGGGSRYNLVTNRHKGSLLSALNDNIRTIATEKVDSLAPSTSIQEAICLLVKSGHGSFPITNPDNTIAGIVTEYDIMKMLAGTESDLIVDEIMTKNPKVVAPDVPINCVTRQMVDHDYRRLPVVADDLLIGMITATDIMGYLGRGRVFSEMKTGSVDEVLNLPVRDLMTGANIRTMSPDEKINEVAREMLEFGIGAFPVIDEGKLTGIVTEFDLVKGLAGNM, encoded by the coding sequence ATGACAACCATTCCAAAACAACAGAAGGGGAACCCCCGGATTCCGAATGCTGAAGGAAAAACAAAATCAGCCGGCAGGAAAAGCAGTCTCCTGGGCATTGCAACAACCAGCGTAATATCCGTTCCCCCGACGATGAGTATCATTGAAGGTGTGCAGATGATGAGCCGGCACAGCTTCCGGCGTCTGCCGATCACCGATCCCGGAAATAAAAAACTCATCGGCATTGTCACCATCACCGACGTAATCAATATGATGGGAGGAGGAAGCCGTTACAACCTTGTCACAAACCGCCACAAAGGTTCCCTCCTTTCTGCATTAAACGACAATATCCGGACAATTGCCACCGAGAAGGTGGACAGTCTCGCACCGTCGACCTCAATTCAGGAAGCAATCTGTCTGCTGGTCAAGAGCGGACACGGCAGTTTCCCGATCACCAATCCTGACAACACCATTGCAGGCATCGTGACCGAGTACGATATCATGAAGATGCTCGCCGGAACCGAGTCAGACCTCATTGTTGACGAGATCATGACAAAGAACCCGAAGGTGGTTGCACCCGATGTCCCGATAAACTGTGTCACGCGGCAGATGGTGGATCACGACTACCGCCGTCTGCCGGTTGTCGCAGACGATCTCCTTATCGGCATGATCACCGCGACCGACATCATGGGATACCTCGGACGCGGCCGGGTCTTCTCCGAGATGAAGACAGGCTCTGTTGACGAAGTCCTCAACCTGCCGGTACGGGATCTCATGACCGGAGCAAACATCCGTACCATGTCGCCGGATGAAAAGATCAACGAGGTGGCACGCGAGATGCTGGAATTCGGCATCGGTGCGTTCCCGGTGATCGATGAAGGAAAACTGACCGGTATTGTAACCGAGTTTGATCTGGTCAAAGGACTTGCCGGAAACATGTAA
- a CDS encoding CBS domain-containing protein: protein MRPNPTLISIGSTTAEAAALMCRDDVGSCIITENGSPRGIVTEQDFNCKVMAKNLLPGSVRVEDVMSSPLITVDEEMPVSVAAKKMIEHKVRRLPVTNADGNVTGIVTVRDLLGVTNEINEIITELLVINRPDDKSGMCGVCGAMSADLMPVDGILVCPNCREQERI from the coding sequence ATGAGACCGAACCCGACCTTGATTTCCATAGGGTCAACCACCGCAGAAGCTGCGGCCCTCATGTGCAGGGACGATGTCGGCAGCTGCATCATAACCGAAAACGGCAGCCCCAGAGGAATCGTAACCGAACAGGACTTCAACTGCAAGGTAATGGCAAAAAATCTTCTGCCGGGCTCCGTCCGCGTGGAAGACGTCATGAGCTCCCCCTTAATCACCGTGGACGAGGAGATGCCGGTCTCCGTTGCAGCAAAAAAAATGATTGAGCATAAAGTGAGAAGACTGCCTGTCACAAACGCAGACGGAAACGTGACCGGCATTGTAACCGTCCGTGACCTGCTCGGTGTCACCAATGAGATCAACGAGATCATAACCGAACTTCTCGTGATCAACCGTCCGGACGACAAGAGCGGGATGTGCGGGGTCTGCGGCGCAATGTCTGCAGACCTCATGCCCGTCGACGGCATTCTGGTATGTCCGAACTGCCGCGAGCAGGAACGGATCTAA
- a CDS encoding Era-like GTP-binding protein: MAVMTRIKGFFSKLFGKKRSRVGIYGPPNAGKTTLANRIVRDVTGEAIGPVSEVPHETRRARRKEGVEINSGGSKLLIDIVDTPGVTTKIDYHEFLEYGMDQDEAVARAREATEGVAEAMHWLREDIDGVIYVLDSTQDPFMHVNIMMVGIIESRKLPVIIVANKIDLPDASPQRIKSAFPQHPVVMVSGLEGNNMDDLYAKISEVFR; the protein is encoded by the coding sequence ATGGCAGTAATGACGCGTATAAAAGGCTTTTTCTCAAAGCTGTTCGGTAAAAAACGGTCGCGTGTTGGAATCTACGGTCCGCCGAATGCCGGTAAGACCACGCTTGCCAACCGTATTGTCCGTGATGTAACGGGTGAGGCAATCGGTCCCGTGAGCGAGGTCCCGCATGAAACCCGTCGTGCCCGGAGAAAAGAGGGTGTTGAGATTAACAGCGGCGGCAGCAAACTCCTGATAGATATTGTGGATACTCCGGGAGTTACCACCAAGATCGACTACCACGAGTTCCTTGAATACGGTATGGATCAGGACGAGGCGGTTGCCCGTGCCCGTGAGGCAACGGAAGGTGTTGCCGAGGCTATGCACTGGCTGCGTGAGGATATTGACGGTGTTATCTATGTGCTGGACAGTACCCAGGATCCGTTCATGCACGTGAACATTATGATGGTCGGCATTATTGAGTCACGCAAGCTGCCGGTCATTATTGTTGCCAACAAGATTGATCTGCCTGATGCATCACCCCAGAGAATTAAGAGCGCGTTCCCGCAGCACCCGGTTGTGATGGTCTCCGGTCTTGAAGGAAACAACATGGATGATCTGTATGCGAAGATCTCCGAGGTATTCAGGTGA
- a CDS encoding DUF2073 domain-containing protein yields MIQGVQIDMLSSDRLSRMTSMEKIRLILDDVRQGYIVVLEKGLTPEEQGKLLETTMMEISPGGFSGIEIETYPSSGGSEGGLFSKLFGGGKSPAGRLMVIGPVDQLKMLTREKDRLIAWASAAQ; encoded by the coding sequence ATGATTCAGGGCGTTCAGATTGATATGCTGTCAAGCGATCGCTTGAGCCGGATGACGTCAATGGAGAAGATTCGTCTTATTCTTGATGATGTCCGTCAGGGTTACATTGTTGTTCTGGAGAAGGGTCTGACTCCTGAGGAGCAGGGCAAACTTCTGGAGACAACGATGATGGAGATCTCTCCCGGAGGATTTTCGGGTATTGAGATCGAGACGTATCCGTCCAGCGGAGGTTCAGAGGGAGGTCTCTTCTCCAAACTGTTCGGCGGAGGCAAGAGTCCTGCCGGCAGACTGATGGTGATCGGTCCGGTCGATCAGCTGAAGATGCTTACCCGCGAGAAGGACCGCCTGATTGCCTGGGCGTCTGCTGCACAGTAA
- a CDS encoding Zn-ribbon domain-containing protein — protein MPHKCTQCGREFRDGSVEILRGCPSCGGKKFLYVSDRVRNADVLEEKSIADIAQETKQEVLEIRNQGPASRPTDILERVESVRIVSPGKYELNLERLAESQDIIIGVDDGKYMLDLPSMSKKKQKK, from the coding sequence ATGCCACATAAGTGTACTCAGTGCGGGCGCGAGTTCCGCGACGGGTCGGTGGAGATCCTTCGCGGATGCCCGAGTTGCGGCGGAAAGAAGTTCCTCTACGTGAGTGACCGTGTGCGCAATGCAGATGTTTTAGAGGAGAAGAGCATCGCTGATATTGCGCAGGAAACAAAGCAGGAGGTTCTTGAGATCAGAAACCAGGGGCCGGCATCGCGGCCTACGGATATTCTGGAGCGGGTGGAGAGTGTCCGTATTGTGAGTCCCGGCAAGTATGAGCTGAATCTTGAGCGGCTTGCCGAGTCGCAGGACATTATCATCGGGGTTGACGACGGGAAGTATATGCTTGACCTGCCGTCGATGTCGAAGAAGAAACAGAAAAAGTGA